A stretch of Eleutherodactylus coqui strain aEleCoq1 chromosome 2, aEleCoq1.hap1, whole genome shotgun sequence DNA encodes these proteins:
- the TMEM205 gene encoding transmembrane protein 205 has product MVSEGEPASLVKVVYLLVLSAVWGMQFWVTFVAGFVLIRGVPRHTFGLVQSKLFPFYVHIVMCFSFLNLAVYAAYHPRELLSSTESIQIAFFFITLIVSALNARWFSPATTKAMFKMQAIEREHGLGGEIGLSSKIEGYKQLQEKDPKYKALRKNFMRYHGISALCNLVTLLCNGANLVFTALLLPTI; this is encoded by the exons ATGGTGTCAGAAGGGGAGCCCGCGAGCCTGGTGAAGGTGGTCTACCTCCTGGTGCTATCGGCAGTATGGGGCATGCAGTTCTGGGTGACGTTTGTAGCAG GATTTGTATTGATCAGGGGGGTTCCCCGGCACACATTCGGACTAGTACAGAGCAAGCTGTTCCCGTTCTATGTGCATATAGTCATGTGCTTCTCCTTCCTGAACCTGGCAGTGTACGCAGCGTATCATCCGCGGGAGTTGCTGTCCTCCACCGAGAGTATACAG ATCGCCTTCTTCTTCATCACACTCATTGTGTCAGCACTTAACGCTCGCTGGTTCTCCCCTGCCACAACCAAAGCCATGTTTAAGATGCAGGCCATAGAGCGTGAGCATGGCCTGGGGGGAGAGATCGGGCTGAGCTCCAAAATTGAGGGGTACaagcagctgcaggagaaggaccCCAAATACAAAGCCTTACGCAAGAACTTCATGCGCTACCATGGCATCTCCGCTCTGTGCAACCTAGTGACATTACTGTGTAATGGCGCCAACCTTGTATTTACTGCTCTGCTGCTGCCCACAATATGA